The following are encoded in a window of Acidimicrobiales bacterium genomic DNA:
- a CDS encoding ATP-dependent Clp protease ATP-binding subunit: protein MLVLAQEEARLLNHNFIGTEHILLGLIHEGEGVAAKALESLGISLEAVREKVEETIGPAGSSPTGSPPFTPRAKKVLELSLREALQLGHNYIGTEHMLLGLVREGEGVAAQVLVNLGADLSRVRQQVIQLLSGYQGKESTSGGPSSGQETPSGSPVLDQFGRNLTTLARERKLDPVIGRDREIERVMQVLSRRTKNNPVLIGEPGVGKTAIVEGLSQKIVANDVPETLKAKQLYTLDLGALVAGSRYRGDFEERLKKVLKEIRTRGDIILFIDELHTLVGAGAAEGAIDAASILKPMLARGELQTVGATTLDEYRKHLEKDAALERRFQPIKVEEPSLNHTIEILKGLRDRYESHHSVTITDQALVAAANLADRYISDRYLPDKAIDLIDEAGSRLRIRRMATPPDYKELEDEIGRIRHDKETAIERQAFDQAKKLSEEEKERLERKAAKEAEWRAEGIDLFDVVDEEVIADVLANWTGIPVYKLTEEETAKLLRMEEELHKRVIGQEPALQALSRAIRRTRAGLKDPKRPSGSFIFLGPTGVGKTELAKALAEFLFGDEGSLIQLDMSEYMEKHTVSRLVGSPPGYVGYEEGGQLTEAVRRKPFSVVLFDEIEKAHPDVFNTLLQILEDGRLTDSQGRSVDFKNTVLIMTSNLGTADLRRASVGFAKTTESVTYERMKERVNEALKQHFRPEFLNRIDEVIVFHELSREEVVEIVDLMTKRVREQLEGQGLGLEMTRAAKELLAEKGYDPQLGARPLRRSIQQMVEDPLSEKLLWKEFRVGETIIVDVENGEVVFRAIEGIEPPPVELAGAGPASE from the coding sequence GTGCTCGTCCTCGCTCAAGAGGAAGCGCGCCTCCTCAACCACAACTTCATCGGTACCGAGCACATCCTGCTGGGCCTCATCCACGAGGGTGAGGGCGTCGCAGCCAAGGCCCTGGAGTCCCTCGGGATCTCGCTGGAGGCCGTGAGGGAGAAGGTCGAAGAGACCATCGGGCCGGCCGGGAGCTCGCCCACCGGCTCGCCCCCCTTCACCCCCCGGGCCAAGAAGGTCCTCGAGCTGTCCCTGCGGGAGGCCCTCCAGCTGGGTCACAACTACATCGGCACCGAGCACATGCTGCTCGGCCTGGTCCGCGAGGGTGAGGGCGTCGCCGCCCAGGTCCTGGTGAACCTGGGTGCCGACCTGTCGCGGGTGCGCCAGCAGGTGATCCAGCTCCTCTCCGGCTACCAGGGGAAGGAGTCGACCTCGGGCGGTCCGTCCTCGGGCCAGGAGACCCCGTCGGGATCACCCGTCCTGGACCAGTTCGGGCGCAACCTGACAACCCTGGCCAGAGAGCGCAAGCTCGACCCGGTCATCGGCCGGGACCGCGAGATCGAGCGGGTGATGCAGGTTCTCTCGCGCCGGACCAAGAACAATCCGGTGCTGATCGGCGAGCCGGGCGTCGGCAAGACCGCCATCGTCGAGGGCCTGTCGCAGAAGATCGTGGCCAACGACGTCCCCGAGACGCTCAAGGCCAAGCAGCTGTACACCCTCGATCTCGGGGCCCTCGTGGCGGGCAGCCGCTACCGGGGCGACTTCGAGGAGCGCCTCAAGAAGGTGCTGAAGGAGATCCGCACCCGAGGCGACATCATCCTGTTCATCGACGAGCTCCACACCCTGGTGGGCGCCGGTGCCGCCGAGGGCGCCATCGACGCCGCCTCGATCCTCAAGCCCATGCTGGCCCGAGGCGAGCTCCAGACGGTGGGCGCCACGACCCTCGACGAGTACCGCAAGCACCTGGAGAAGGACGCCGCCCTGGAGCGCCGTTTCCAGCCCATCAAGGTCGAGGAGCCGTCGCTCAACCACACCATCGAGATCCTGAAGGGACTGCGCGACCGCTACGAGAGCCACCACTCGGTGACCATCACCGACCAGGCCCTGGTCGCCGCAGCGAACCTCGCCGACCGCTACATCTCGGACCGCTATCTTCCGGACAAGGCCATCGACCTCATCGACGAGGCGGGCAGCCGCCTGCGCATCCGCCGCATGGCCACCCCGCCCGACTACAAGGAGCTCGAGGACGAGATTGGCCGTATCCGCCACGACAAGGAGACGGCGATCGAGCGCCAGGCCTTCGACCAGGCCAAGAAGCTCTCCGAGGAGGAGAAGGAGCGCCTCGAGCGCAAGGCGGCCAAGGAGGCCGAGTGGCGGGCGGAGGGCATCGACCTGTTCGACGTGGTCGACGAGGAGGTCATCGCCGACGTCCTGGCCAACTGGACGGGTATCCCGGTCTACAAGCTGACCGAGGAGGAGACGGCCAAGCTGCTGCGCATGGAGGAGGAGCTCCACAAGCGGGTCATCGGCCAGGAGCCTGCCCTGCAGGCCCTGTCCCGTGCCATCCGCCGGACCCGGGCCGGGCTCAAGGACCCCAAGCGGCCGAGCGGGTCGTTCATCTTCCTCGGCCCTACCGGCGTCGGGAAGACCGAGCTGGCCAAGGCCCTGGCCGAGTTCCTCTTCGGCGACGAGGGGTCGCTCATCCAGCTCGACATGAGCGAGTACATGGAGAAGCACACCGTGAGCCGGCTGGTGGGCTCGCCACCGGGGTACGTGGGCTACGAGGAAGGCGGACAGCTGACCGAAGCCGTCCGACGCAAGCCATTCTCGGTGGTCTTGTTCGACGAGATAGAGAAGGCGCACCCGGACGTGTTCAACACCCTGCTCCAGATCCTGGAGGACGGGCGGCTGACCGACTCACAGGGTCGTTCGGTCGACTTCAAGAACACCGTGCTGATCATGACCTCGAACCTGGGCACCGCCGACCTGCGTCGGGCCTCGGTGGGCTTCGCCAAGACCACCGAGTCGGTGACCTACGAGCGCATGAAGGAGCGGGTCAACGAGGCGCTGAAGCAGCACTTCCGGCCCGAGTTCCTCAACCGCATCGACGAGGTCATCGTCTTCCACGAGCTCTCCCGTGAGGAGGTCGTCGAGATCGTCGACCTCATGACCAAGCGGGTGCGCGAGCAGCTCGAGGGACAGGGCCTCGGCCTGGAGATGACCCGGGCAGCCAAGGAGCTGCTGGCCGAGAAGGGCTACGACCCTCAGCTCGGCGCCCGCCCGCTGCGCCGGTCGATCCAGCAGATGGTGGAGGACCCGCTGTCGGAGAAGCTCCTGTGGAAGGAGTTCCGGGTGGGCGAGACGATCATCGTCGACGTCGAGAACGGCGAGGTCGTGTTCCGGGCCATCGAGGGAATCGAGCCGCCCCCGGTGGAGCTGGCCGGAGCCGGTCCCGCGTCGGAGTAG